In Oceaniferula marina, the following proteins share a genomic window:
- the mntA gene encoding type VII toxin-antitoxin system MntA family adenylyltransferase antitoxin, protein MTPEPPTNEIAEQIAASVESVLHGEPEIKLVILYGSVARGKMRCNSDVDLAVLFDHPLSAEEKMKLVEKLAETLGKEVDLVDLHSLNGTILRKILCEGRVIYRDGSGSLARLLQRMIYNQTDMMPYTLRTLKERQRTFIHG, encoded by the coding sequence ATGACTCCCGAACCTCCAACGAATGAAATCGCTGAGCAGATTGCGGCGAGTGTTGAGAGCGTGCTGCATGGCGAACCCGAAATCAAACTCGTCATCTTGTATGGCTCGGTCGCTAGAGGGAAAATGCGCTGCAATAGTGATGTGGATCTTGCGGTTCTCTTTGATCATCCTTTGTCGGCTGAAGAGAAAATGAAGCTCGTTGAGAAACTAGCAGAAACTCTCGGTAAGGAAGTCGACTTGGTAGATCTGCACTCTCTGAATGGGACGATCCTCAGAAAAATCTTATGCGAGGGGAGGGTTATCTACAGGGATGGTTCCGGTAGTCTGGCCAGGCTTTTGCAGCGCATGATCTACAACCAGACAGATATGATGCCCTACACCCTACGTACACTCAAGGAACGCCAACGCACTTTTATTCATGGATAA